In the Emys orbicularis isolate rEmyOrb1 chromosome 3, rEmyOrb1.hap1, whole genome shotgun sequence genome, one interval contains:
- the ARMT1 gene encoding damage-control phosphatase ARMT1 — translation MATVPASLAGSFQGSFAYFSIKDRLPQILTRVIDTLHRHKNEFFEEHGEKGIEAEKNTISILSKLRNELQTDKPLVPLDDKLPDVPLWNQYLEYQQNLLDGNEQPSWFQSPWLYVECYMYRRIHEALVHNPPIDDYDVFKEAKVQSFFESQQAIIALCTYLQEILKIIEDLDEKQLQEEFFKLLQVSLWGNKCDLSISAGEDNSQKASPLKSVDNLKTFILVDDTESIWSLLINNKKRRTSEEITRVDIVLDNAGYELITDLVLANFLLSSKLVTEIHFHGKCIPWYVSDTTKQDFNWTIKQLQSANNRWMSRCGMNWEGSIKKGVWVYHDHMFWTLPHEFCSMAQVATDLYTELQKSHLIIFKGDLNYRKLTGDRKWEFTVPFHQALNKFHPAPLCSLRTLKSDVQVGLKPGQGEQFVTSEPDWMICGKYGVVQFDASL, via the exons ATGGCGACGGTGCCGGCTTCGTTGGCGGGCAGCTTCCAGGG ATCATTTGCATATTTTTCAATTAAGGACAGGCTGCCTCAAATCCTAACTAGGGTTATTGATACTTTGCACCGACATAAAAATGAATTCTTTGAAGAACATGGAGAG aaaggcATTGAGGCAGAGAAGAACACTATATCCATCCTCTCTAAGTTAAGGAATGAGCTGCAAACGGACAAACCATTGGTTCCCTTGGATGATAAACTCCCTGATGTTCCACTGTGGAATCAATACCTAGAATATCAACAAAATTTATTAGATGGAAATGAACAGCCAAGCTGGTTTCAGTCCCCTTGGTTATATGTGGAGTGTTACATGTACCGCCGCATTCATGAAGCACTAGTTCATAA TCCTCCTATTGATGACTATGATGTATTTAAAGAAGCAAAGGTTCAAAGCTTCTTTGAGTCCCAACAAGCTATTATTGCCTTATGCACTTACTTGCAGGAAATTCTTAAAATCATTGAGGACCTAGATGAAAAACAACTTCAGGAAGAATTTTTTAAGCTGCTGCAG GTTTCATTGTGGGGGAATAAGTGCGACCTCTCCATTTCAGCTGGTGAAGACAACTCTCAGAAAGCCAGTCCTCTAAAATCGGTGGACAACTTGAAAACCTTCATCTTAGTGGATGATACGGAAAGCATTTGGTCACTGCTTATTAACAACAAGAAAAGAAGAACTTCAGAAGAAATTACTAGAGTTGACATAGTCCTGGATAATGCTGGATATGAACTTATTACTGATCTAGTACTGGCTAACTTTCTGTTATCATCAAAGTTAGTAACTGAAATCCATTTCCATGGAAAGTGTATTCCATGGTATGTATCGGATACTACAAAACAAGATTTTAACTGGACtattaaacagctgcagtccgCTAATAATAGGTGGATGTCTAGGTGTGGGATGAACTGGGAGGGCAGTATTAAAAAAGGAGTTTGGGTTTACCATGATCACATGTTTTGGACtctgccacatgaattttgtagTATGGCTCAGGTTGCTACTGACTTGTACACTGAGCTGCAGAAGtcacatttaattatttttaaaggtgatctGAACTACAGGAAACTAACTGGAGATAGAAAATGGGAGTTTACTGTTCCATTTCATCAAGCCTTAAACAAATTTCATCCTGCACCTCTTTGCAGCTTGAGAACACTAAAATCTGATGTTCAGGTTGGTCTGAAACCTGGACAAGGTGAGCAGTTTGTGACTTCTGAACCTGACTGGATGATATGTGGGAAATATGGAGTAGTTCAGTTTGATGCATCTTTGTGA